In Passer domesticus isolate bPasDom1 chromosome 32, bPasDom1.hap1, whole genome shotgun sequence, the following are encoded in one genomic region:
- the LOC135288321 gene encoding lysosomal acid glucosylceramidase-like: MGAVGALCWRLLPVLLAVHRAAGAQPCSPKYFGRDAMVCVCNATYCDTLDPVVLPAPGYYVKYESSKAGKRLERSEGKFQHKLCAPDVVLRLDTTQRFQRVKGFGGSITDAAAINILSLPERAQEHLLRSYFSEEGLEYNLVRLPMASCDFSLHAYTYDDVPYDYELAHFALRDEDTKLKIPLLQRASAMSKRPLSLYASPWTSPTWLKTSESYVGKGTLKGQAGDNYHKTWANYFVRFLDEYAKHNVTFWAVTAENEPTAGLINNYPFQCLGFTAEQQRDFIARDLGPALANSSHRHVQLIILDDNRLHLPHWARVVLEDEEAARYVHGIGIHWYLDFIGPIQDTVLPTHELFPDYFILATEACIGAHFWERDVILGCWERGNQYSHSILTNLNHFVSGWTDWNLALDLEGGPNWVKNYVDSPIIVDSSEGIFYKQPMFYHMGHFSKFIPEGSQRVGLVASRESKTTALEYTAFLRPDGAVVVVLLNRSPQDITFALADTVGLLAAVAPANSIQTYVWQRQ, translated from the exons atGGGGGCTGTCGGTGCCCTGTGCTGGCGGCTGCTGCCGGTGCTGCTGGCCGTGCACCGGGCCGCAG gcgcccagccctgcagccccaagTATTTCGGCCGGGATGCCATGGTCTGCGTCTGCAATGCCACCTACTGTGACACGCTGGACCCCGTGGTCCTGCCAGCCCCCGGCTACTACGTCAAGTACGAGAGCAGCAAGGCCGGCAAGCGGCTGGAGCGCAGCGAGGGGAAATTCCAGCACAAACTCTGCGCCCCAG atGTTGTCCTCAGGCTGGACACGACGCAGCGCTTCCAGAGGGTGAAGGGTTTCGGTGGCTCCATCACCGACGCGGCCGCCATCAACATCTTGTCCCTGCCGGAAAGAGCACAGGAGCACCTGCTGCGCTCCTACTTCTCCGAGGAGG ggctggagtaCAACCTCGTCCGGCTCCCCATGGCCAGCTGTGACTTCTCCCTCCACGCCTACACCTACGACGACGTCCCCTACGACTACGAGCTCGCCCACTTCGCCCTGCGGGACGAGGACACCAAGCTGAAG atCCCCCTCCTGCAGCGAGCCTCGGCCATGAGCAAGCGGCCGCTGTCGCTGTACGCCAGCCCCTGGACCTCCCCCACCTGGCTGAAGACCAGCGAGTCCTatgtggggaaggggacactgaaggggcaggcaggggacaaCTACCACAAGACCTGGGCCAACTACTTTGTGCG gttcctggaTGAATACGCCAAGCACAATGTGACAttctgggcagtgacagcagagaACGAGCCCACGGCCGGGCTGATCAACAACTACCCCTTCCAGTGCTTGGGTttcacagctgagcagcagagggacTTCATCGCCCGGGACCTGGGCCCGGCGCTGGCCAACAGCTCCCACCGCCACGTCCAGCTCATCATCCTGGATGACAACCGGCTCCACCTCCCGCACTGGGCCAGAGTG GTCCTGGAGGATGAGGAGGCAGCTCGCTACGTCCACGGCATTGGCATCCACTGGTACCTGGACTTCATCGGTCCCATACAGGACACAGTGCTGCCCACTCATGAGCTCTTCCCTGACTACTTTATCCTGGCCACAGAGGCGTGCATCGGGGCCCATTTCTGGGAGCGGGATGTGATTCTGGGCTGCTGGGAGCGGGGGAACCAGTACAGCCACAGCATCCTGACG AATCTGAACCACTTTGTGTCTGGCTGGACTGACTGGAATCTGGCCCTGGATCTGGAGGGGGGCCCTAACTGGGTCAAGAACTATGTGGACAGCCCCATCATCGTGGACAGCAGTGAAGGCATCTTCTACAAGCAGCCCATGTTCTACCACATGGGGCACTTCAG TAAATTCATCCCCGAGGGCTCCCAGCGCGTGGGGCTCGTCGCCTCCAGAGAGTCCAAGACGACAGCGCTGGAGTACACGGCCTTCCTGCGGCCCGACGGGGCtgtggtggtggtgctgctgaACCG GTCCCCGCAGGACATCACCTTCGCGCTGGCAGACACCGTGGGGCTCCTGGCGGCCGTGGCTCCGGCCAACTCCATCCAGACCTACGTGTGGCAGCGGCAGTGA
- the ENTREP3 gene encoding protein ENTREP3 isoform X1, whose protein sequence is MPSPTDSSRSLTGRSSRSLTHLRLQRTWLQVLLVLGLVQAVLGVLIVTFSLVAATITPSTKIRQSCPSWAGFSLALSGLVGIISWKRPLTLVIAFFTLLSVLGLMLSLAGSILSCQNAQLVKTLEACERERDTCVCCQPRSEPPPASCSQQSEMLTMFPTPNCRSIRVALKDLLFSVCGLTVFSTIICMLSAVLCCIQIFSLDIVHVLVPQRSSSVTLECTSPPDTFLQSMMMDFEEFVPPVPPPPYYPPEYTCSSETDAQSITYNGSMDSPVPLYPTDFPPSYETVMGLRGDSQATLFDSQLTEGSPACTCDRVPSIVLSGEVSMDSGSLIMSEIMDIPGDSSPSEDSCLLELQGSMRSVDYVLFRSIQRSRADYCLSVDCVQCSHHARSPTLGLQGPFEERPQPRVRGERSYSCSTAEPGPDGILAGGAVTHSCNRLVGPGRCAGPCFPEVRLKDRGSSLRGRGGGRPTDTDTAAGRPRRNSETSCPSSPAPGLAPRPLLRSHSDPGVPMAGRAADFREVLYTKALEDTVSDSSADTGLCSEACLLHRSHCDSPPLLRAGSVGKNKLPPCKKVPQQLSKTTTRSLGDLKGYRGTRGLVARFLQRPKRSLAAGTEVSGHSFHGHKQVPWSAWPGAERPHEGIHLQSCGDLSSTSSLRRLLSARRMERGRPRSLSGACKESAL, encoded by the exons TCCTGCTGGTCCTGGGGCTCGTGCAAGCCGTCCTGGGCGTCCTCATCGTCACCTTCAGCCTGGTGGCGGCCACCATCACTCCCTCCACCAAAATCCGGCAGTCCTGCCCGTCCTGGGCCGGCTTCTCG CTGGCACTGTCCGGGCTGGTCGGCATCATCTCCTGGAAGCGGCCGCTCACCCTGGTG ATCGCCTTCTTCACGCTGCTCTCGGTGCTGGGCCTCATGCTGAGCCTCGCCGGCTCCATCCTGTCGTGCCAGAACGCGCAGCTGGTGAAGACGCTGGAGGCCTGCGAGAGG GAGAGGGACACGTGTGTGTGCTGCCAGCCCCGCTCGGAGCCCCCGCCcgcctcctgcagccagcagagcgAGATGCTGACCATGTTCCCCACCCCCAACTGCCGGAGCATCCGTGTGGCACTCAAG GATCTCCTCTTCAGTGTCTGCGGCCTGACCGTCTTCTCCACCATCATCTGCATGCTCTCTGCTGTCCTGTGCTGCATCCAGATCTTCTCCCTCGACATCGTCCACGTG ctggtcCCACAGCGCTCGAGCTCTGTGACACTGGAGTGCACGTCCCCACCCGACACCTTCCTGCAGAGCATGATGATGGACTTCGAGGAGTTTGTGCCTCCAGTGCCACCGCCCCCCTACTACCCCCCTGAGTACACCTGCAGCTCCGAGACGGATGCACAGAG CATCACCTACAACGGCTCCATGGACAGCCCCGTGCCCCTCTACCCAACCGATTTCCCCCCGTCCTACGAGACTGTGATGGGGCTGCGGGGAGACAGCCag GCCACCCTGTTCGACTCGCAGCTGACAGAGGGCTCCCCCGCCTGCACCTGCGACCGCGTCCCCTCCATCGTGCTCAGCGGGGAAG TCTCCATGGACAGCGGGTCCCTGATCATGTCCGAGATCATGGACATCCCCGGCGACAGCAGCCCCTCGGAGGACTCgtgcctgctggagctgcagggctccatGCGCTCCGTGGATTACGTCCTGTTCCGCTCCATCCAGCGCAGCCGCGCCGATTACTGCCTGAGCGTGGACTGCGTGCAGTGCAGCCACCATGCCCGCAGCCCCACGCTGGGCTTGCAGGGCCCCTTCGAGGAGCGGCCGCAGCCCCGCGTGCGGGGCGAGCGATCCTACTCGTGCTCCACGGCGGAGCCCGGCCCCGACGGCATCCTGGCGGGGGGAGCCGTCACCCACAGCTGCAACCGGCTGGTGGGGCCGGGgcgctgcgccgggccctgcttCCCCGAGGTGCGGCTCAAGGACAGGGGATCCTcgctgcggggccgcgggggtGGCCGCCCCACGGACACGGACACGGCCGCCGGCCGCCCCCGGCGCAACAGCGAGACCTCGTGCCCTTCGtccccggccccggggctggcccCGCGCCCGCTCCTGCGGTCACACAGTGACCCCGGCGTGCCCATGGCTGGCCGTGCTG cagattTCAGGGAAGTACTTTATACCAAAGCACTGGAGGACACCGTGTCCGACTCCTCCGCCGATACAG ggctgtgctccgAGGCCTGCCTGCTCCACCGTTCCCACTGTGACTCCCCTCCGCTGCTCCGGGCTGGCTCCGTGGGGAAGAACAAGCTGCCACCCTGCAAGaaggtgccacagcagctgtcaAAGACAACCACCCGCTCCCTGGGGGACCTCAAGGGCTACCGGGGCACCCGTGGGCTGgtggccaggttcctgcagaGACCCAAGCGCAGCCTGGCAGCTGGCACGGAGGTGTCTGGGCACAGCTTCCACGGGCACAAACAG GTTCCCTGGAGTGCCTGGCCGGGCGCAGAGCGGCCCCACGAAGGAatccacctgcagagctgtggggacCTGAGCTCCACGTCGTCCCTGCGGCGGCTCCTGTCCGCGCGGCGCATGGAGCGCGGCCGGCCCCGGAGCCTCAGCGGGGCCTGCAAGGAGAGCGCGCTCTGA
- the ENTREP3 gene encoding protein ENTREP3 isoform X2, whose protein sequence is MPSPTDSSRSLTGRSSRSLTHLRLQRTWLQVLLVLGLVQAVLGVLIVTFSLVAATITPSTKIRQSCPSWAGFSLALSGLVGIISWKRPLTLVIAFFTLLSVLGLMLSLAGSILSCQNAQLVKTLEACERERDTCVCCQPRSEPPPASCSQQSEMLTMFPTPNCRSIRVALKDLLFSVCGLTVFSTIICMLSAVLCCIQIFSLDIVHVLVPQRSSSVTLECTSPPDTFLQSMMMDFEEFVPPVPPPPYYPPEYTCSSETDAQSITYNGSMDSPVPLYPTDFPPSYETVMGLRGDSQATLFDSQLTEGSPACTCDRVPSIVLSGEVSMDSGSLIMSEIMDIPGDSSPSEDSCLLELQGSMRSVDYVLFRSIQRSRADYCLSVDCVQCSHHARSPTLGLQGPFEERPQPRVRGERSYSCSTAEPGPDGILAGGAVTHSCNRLVGPGRCAGPCFPEVRLKDRGSSLRGRGGGRPTDTDTAAGRPRRNSETSCPSSPAPGLAPRPLLRSHSDPGVPMAGRADFREVLYTKALEDTVSDSSADTGLCSEACLLHRSHCDSPPLLRAGSVGKNKLPPCKKVPQQLSKTTTRSLGDLKGYRGTRGLVARFLQRPKRSLAAGTEVSGHSFHGHKQVPWSAWPGAERPHEGIHLQSCGDLSSTSSLRRLLSARRMERGRPRSLSGACKESAL, encoded by the exons TCCTGCTGGTCCTGGGGCTCGTGCAAGCCGTCCTGGGCGTCCTCATCGTCACCTTCAGCCTGGTGGCGGCCACCATCACTCCCTCCACCAAAATCCGGCAGTCCTGCCCGTCCTGGGCCGGCTTCTCG CTGGCACTGTCCGGGCTGGTCGGCATCATCTCCTGGAAGCGGCCGCTCACCCTGGTG ATCGCCTTCTTCACGCTGCTCTCGGTGCTGGGCCTCATGCTGAGCCTCGCCGGCTCCATCCTGTCGTGCCAGAACGCGCAGCTGGTGAAGACGCTGGAGGCCTGCGAGAGG GAGAGGGACACGTGTGTGTGCTGCCAGCCCCGCTCGGAGCCCCCGCCcgcctcctgcagccagcagagcgAGATGCTGACCATGTTCCCCACCCCCAACTGCCGGAGCATCCGTGTGGCACTCAAG GATCTCCTCTTCAGTGTCTGCGGCCTGACCGTCTTCTCCACCATCATCTGCATGCTCTCTGCTGTCCTGTGCTGCATCCAGATCTTCTCCCTCGACATCGTCCACGTG ctggtcCCACAGCGCTCGAGCTCTGTGACACTGGAGTGCACGTCCCCACCCGACACCTTCCTGCAGAGCATGATGATGGACTTCGAGGAGTTTGTGCCTCCAGTGCCACCGCCCCCCTACTACCCCCCTGAGTACACCTGCAGCTCCGAGACGGATGCACAGAG CATCACCTACAACGGCTCCATGGACAGCCCCGTGCCCCTCTACCCAACCGATTTCCCCCCGTCCTACGAGACTGTGATGGGGCTGCGGGGAGACAGCCag GCCACCCTGTTCGACTCGCAGCTGACAGAGGGCTCCCCCGCCTGCACCTGCGACCGCGTCCCCTCCATCGTGCTCAGCGGGGAAG TCTCCATGGACAGCGGGTCCCTGATCATGTCCGAGATCATGGACATCCCCGGCGACAGCAGCCCCTCGGAGGACTCgtgcctgctggagctgcagggctccatGCGCTCCGTGGATTACGTCCTGTTCCGCTCCATCCAGCGCAGCCGCGCCGATTACTGCCTGAGCGTGGACTGCGTGCAGTGCAGCCACCATGCCCGCAGCCCCACGCTGGGCTTGCAGGGCCCCTTCGAGGAGCGGCCGCAGCCCCGCGTGCGGGGCGAGCGATCCTACTCGTGCTCCACGGCGGAGCCCGGCCCCGACGGCATCCTGGCGGGGGGAGCCGTCACCCACAGCTGCAACCGGCTGGTGGGGCCGGGgcgctgcgccgggccctgcttCCCCGAGGTGCGGCTCAAGGACAGGGGATCCTcgctgcggggccgcgggggtGGCCGCCCCACGGACACGGACACGGCCGCCGGCCGCCCCCGGCGCAACAGCGAGACCTCGTGCCCTTCGtccccggccccggggctggcccCGCGCCCGCTCCTGCGGTCACACAGTGACCCCGGCGTGCCCATGGCTGGCCGTGCTG attTCAGGGAAGTACTTTATACCAAAGCACTGGAGGACACCGTGTCCGACTCCTCCGCCGATACAG ggctgtgctccgAGGCCTGCCTGCTCCACCGTTCCCACTGTGACTCCCCTCCGCTGCTCCGGGCTGGCTCCGTGGGGAAGAACAAGCTGCCACCCTGCAAGaaggtgccacagcagctgtcaAAGACAACCACCCGCTCCCTGGGGGACCTCAAGGGCTACCGGGGCACCCGTGGGCTGgtggccaggttcctgcagaGACCCAAGCGCAGCCTGGCAGCTGGCACGGAGGTGTCTGGGCACAGCTTCCACGGGCACAAACAG GTTCCCTGGAGTGCCTGGCCGGGCGCAGAGCGGCCCCACGAAGGAatccacctgcagagctgtggggacCTGAGCTCCACGTCGTCCCTGCGGCGGCTCCTGTCCGCGCGGCGCATGGAGCGCGGCCGGCCCCGGAGCCTCAGCGGGGCCTGCAAGGAGAGCGCGCTCTGA